The genomic window GAAGTGGGCAAGCGCTCGGTGGAGACTGGCCATGTGCATGTCACCTCGCATGTGGTGGAAACCCCGGTCAATGAAAGCGTCACGCTGCGGGAGGAGCATGCTGCTATCGAGCGCCGGCCGGTCGACCGTCCAGCGTCCGAAGCCGATCTCGCCAACTTCAAGGAAGAAACCATCGAGGTGCGCGAGACGGCCGAACAGGCAGTGGTGAGCAAGACCGCGCGGGTAGTCGAGGAAGTCGTGGTGGGCAAGACCGCCACCAGCACGACGCAGGAAATCAATGACACGGTGAGGAAGACCGTGGTCGACGTCGAGCGTGACGGCGTGACCGGTACCACAGGGAGCACTGGTACGATGGACTTCCGCGACGACTTCAAAACCCGCTATGGCAGCACCACCGGCGCCAAATACGAGGACTATGCGCCGGCCTACCAGTATGGCTCGACGCTGGCCGGCGACCAGCGGTATGCCAACCGCTCCTGGGACGAGGTCGAGACCAGCGCCCGCAGCGACTGGCAGACCCGTTATCCGGGCAGCGACTGGGAGCGCTTCAAGGCCGCGGTGCGCCACGGCTGGGAACGTGTGAGCGGTCGCCGCTAGGCGCTGCAAGGCAGCAAGCCAGAGCCTGTGCGGATCGCCGCACAGGCTTTTTTATGATTTATCGCGCAGCATGGTGAACCGCCGCGCGTCGATACAACGAGCGGTAGGTAGGGCGCACTACCCCGAAGGGGCATTGCACCGATGGCCGATCAGGGACGGTGGCCGAGATCGGCATCCCGTTTAACTACCCATGGCGCAACGCCCTCCGAGGATGGAACCTGCGAAACCCACGGTAGCTTGTTGAATTTGCCGTGGATCTTGCTTTGAAGGCGGGGTACGGCATGGCATTGGCGACGTATTGCCTGGATCGACCGGTTGATGGAATGCCCTTTGGAGTTTCCACCTTACGACGGGCGAGGGCAGCGACGACTACAGCCAGGACAACGGCGGCAGCGACGACGATGGCTGCGCCGTGCCGAGTATTGTCATCACGCCCCGTCAACGTCTGCTGGCGCCTTCTCCCTGCTTGACGCTGCCATCCGGCTGCGGCACTTCGATTGGCTTGACCTCCACCGGCGCGACGCCGTCTTCCTTCATGTCCAACTTGTCCGCTACCTTCGGCGTGACATCGACGATGCGGTCCTTCACATACGGGCCGCGGTCGCGGATTTCTACTACTGCCTTCTTGCCGCTTTCCAGGTTCACGATTTCGGCCTTGGTGCCCAACGGCAGTGTCTTGCTGGCTGCCACATTGGCATTCGGATTCATCCGCGTGCCGTCCGCCATCTTCCGGCCGTGGAACTTGCGGCCGTAATACGACGCCTTGCCGCGGCGCGCCTTGCCTGACAGGTCCAGCGCCGGCTTGCCGGTTTTTGCCGTCTTGTTTGCCTTGGTTGCCTTGGGGGACTTGGCTGTCTTTGTCGACTTGGAGCGCGCGGCATGCCCGCCCTCGGCCTTGCCGTTGCCATGCGGCGTTGCGGCCGTTGCGGCCGTTGCGGCCGCGCCGATGCAGAAGGCGACGAGGCATGCCGCCAGCTGGCGGCTCTTGCGTGAACTGATCATGTCCGGTCCGTTGGAGAGAGTAAAGGAGTCCAACGCGCCGCATCGGCGCGGTCAGGCTTTGTTGTTTCGATGGCAGCATGCCGGCAAAGTTCGGCTGTCATTACCGTCGTGCTTGCCGCGTATCGCATGCCGGCAGGATGGCGCGCGTAGCTGCGTTATGATGGCGCCCCCTGCATCCCCGCGAAAGCACGCCATGCCCATCAAAATGAAGGAAAACTCCCTGTTCGCCATCCTGCTGCGCTCGCGCTGGTGGATCAGCTTCCTGGTGGCGGCGGCCGTCGGCCTGCTGGCGGTCGCGCTGATGCCGTCGCCCTACAAGCCGCTGGCGCTGTTTTCCGGCGCACCCTTCTTCGTGATCGGCTGCATGGCGGCCTGGCGGCAGTTCAAGGCGCCGGCGCCGGCTGCGGTGACGCGCACCCTGGAACGCGCCACCGCAATGTCGTCGCGCGACTTCCTGCAGGCGGTGGAGCAGGGCCTGTGCCGCCGTGGCTACACCGTTACGCCCTATGCCGGCCCGGGCGCCGACCTGCGCGCCGAAAAGGATGACAAGGTGCTGCTGCTGGCCTGCCGGCGCTGGAAGGCGGCTAGGCACGGCGCCGATGCCGTGCGCGAGCTGGAGGCGGCCATGCGGGTCGCCAGCGCGGCGAGCGGCGCTTATCTCGCGCTGAACGAACTGACCGAGCAGGCGCGCCGCCTGGCGGCCGACAGCGGCATCGATGTCATCCGGGACGCGCGCCTGGCCGAGCTGCTGGGGCTTTGACCGAGCCGGCATTGCCGGTCATGCAATTGTCATCCCGTGGTCATGCTGATGAAGCATGCAGTGATTAATCTTGCGCAAGTTCATCGCGGCCGGCACCCGCCGGACCGCGTGCGAAGCATCAATCCCATGCTCATTAACAGGAGGAACACCATGACCGACAAGAACATTTCCGACAAGCGCCGCAACCTGATCAAGGGCCTGGCTGGCGCCTCCGCGCTGCCCTTCATCGGCGCCTTCGGTGCGCTGCAGGGAAGGCAAGCTCAGGCCGCCGACGGCGTCACCGCCCTAGTGGAAAGCCCCTATGGCCCGATCGCGCCCGCCAATGACATGGCCACCGGCCTGCCGCTGCTGCAGCTGCCGCCCGGCTTCACCTATAAGAGCTATGGCTGGCGCGGCGACCTGATGAGCAATGGCCAGCCCTGCCCGGGGGGCCATGACGGCATGGGCGTGATCGCCTCCAGCAGCAGCGGCAACCGAGTGGAGGTCGTGCTGGTGCGCAATCATGAAATCGGCTTTGTCGCGCCGGAAAACGTGATCAATGCGCCTGCCGTCTATGACCGCGGCACCAACAGCGGCCTTGTCAACAAGCCTGGCGGCGGCACCACCAATCTCGCTTTCCGCGATGGCAAATGGGTTGGCATGACGCCCAGCCTGGGCGGCACACAGGGCAACTGCGCCGGCGGCGTAACGCCCTGGGGCACCTGGCTGACCTGTGAGGAAGTCAGCTCGGACGCCACCAGCAGCGCCGGCAACATGCACGGCTACGTGTTCGAAGTGCGTGCCGACCCATCGTCCACCTCGGCCCGGCCCATCGTCGGCATGGGCCGCTTCGGCCACGAGGCGGCGGCGGTTGATCCGGCCACCAGCATCGTCTACATGACCGAAGACAGCTCCGGCAAATCCGGTTTCTACCGCTACGTGCCGCAGGTGACGCCCGGCGCGCCCGGCACGCTGGCGCAGGGCGGCACGCTGCAGATGGCCAGGGTCAAGGGCATGCCCAACGCCAACCTGGCCACGGTGTCGGTAGACCAGCAGTACGAACTGGAATGGGTGACCATCGCCAACCCGGACCAGGCGCGCGGCAATGTAACCGGCCTGAACGGCCAGGTGATCACCAATGCGGCCGGCCCGTTCGTGCAGGGCTGGGCGCAGGGCGCGGCGCGCATGAATCGCGGCGAAGGCATGTGGTACTTCCAGGGCAGGATCTATGTGATGGACACCAGCGGCGGTTCGGCCTCGCGCGGCACGGTATGGGAGCTCGACCTGACGCGCCAGCGCATCACCTGCATCTACAACAGCCCCGGCGCGCTGGTGGGCAACATGGGCGACAACCTGACCGTTAGCCCTGGCGGCGGCCTGCTGCTGTGCGAGGACGGTGGCGCGGAAACCGGCGACCGCTTCGGTATCGGCCAGCGCCTGATGGGCCTAACCGAAGCGGGCGATGCGTATATTTTCGCCAAGAACAACGTCAACCTGACGGCAGAGCAGGTGGCGGCGGCTGGCAAGGCCGCCAGCGCGGCCGGCGACAACCGCACCCGTGAATTCTGTGGCGCCTGTTTCGATCCGACCGGCCGATTCCTGTTCGTCAATATCCAGACGCCCGGCATCACCTTCGCCATTACCGGCCCGTGGGCCAAGGGGCCGCTGCATTCCCGCGGCAACGGCGCGTAAGGAAGGGCGAATGTCCCGGTGAACAAACGGGGGTGGCGAAGCCGCTGTATTGCTGTCGCCAACCCAGGCTGTTTTGCGTACGGCACTCAAGACAATCATGCCGTCATGGCATGTGGTAAAGATTGTTGTCTAGCAGAGAAAGAACCCCGACGGGCACAACGCAAATACCGCGTTGCGCCCGTTGTTGTTTATCAATAGCTATTTTTTCGTGATTTCTAATTTCCTGATGGTAATATTCTGAGAATTACTTACAATTCCGGAGCGGCGGTTTAGGAATGCCGTATCGACCTGATATGCGGCACTGTGGCTGCTCCATCCGATCCGCCGTTTTCAGCCGCCATGGTTCACACGTTTGTCATTTTCTTCCGCCGTAGCTACCCGTTTCGCCAGAATGCCACCGGAGGGGTTATCCCATGCTGAAACGCGTCCTGAATATCCAGCCAGCCGCGGTGACGCTTGCTCCCGTGTCTCAGGCTGACCCGGCGCCAGTCATCGGTCCGGAAACCGTACTGCGGCTGCTCTTCGAGCAATTGCGCCCATTGCTTGGAGAACTGTCCGTATTTGCGCCCCGCCTGGGTCGGGCGCTGGACCAGGCAGACTGGCCACTTGCCAGCAAGACGCTGCGGGACCTGGTGGAGATTGCAGCCGAGCTGTCCAGTCGCGCTCCAGTGCGGCGCGACGCCATTGAACTTCCGCCGCCATCCTCCGCCGGCGAATGGCAGGCGGCCGCCGCTATGCTGCTCGAGCGCGGCATGCCGTCACTGCTGGCCGCCGACGGCGCGCTAGTGCAGCGCGCCCGGACTGCCGCAGGGCAGGTTAAAAGCGCAAGTGGGCCGCAACAGACCGAAGGCGCGCTGCAGCAGATGGCCAGCTTGGTGGACGACTGCGCTGGACATGGCCAGTTGGCACAGCAAAAGCAGGGCCTGTTGCTGGACCTTTTACGCCACCTGAGCGCCAACATGGCAGGGCTGGCTGAGCAGCAATCCTGGGCGCACGGCCAGGCGGCCGCGGTGCAGGCGCTGCTGGACAACCCGCTGAGCGTGGACATGCTGCAGGCGGCGATCGCCAATCTGCAGGATGTCGCCGCCCGCCAGTCGAGGATCAAGGAAAGCCGCGATCAGGCCCGCGATTCGGTCGAGCGCATGCTGCAGAGCTTCATTGCCAGCCTCGATACCGTGGCCGACAGCACTAGTCAGTACCATGCCCGCATCAGCGCCTATTCCAGCGAACTGGCGGAAGTGCGCGACGCCGACCAGCTTCGTCCCATCCTGGCCGCGGTGCAACGTGAAACCGCGACGCTGGAAAACCATGCCCGCACCGTCAGCGCACAGGCCGGCGCGGCGCGCTCGGAACTGCTCGACGCGCAGAAGCGCATCCAGGCGCTGGAAGCCAAGCTGGAGGAAATGAGCGAACTGGCGCGCGAGGATGCGCTGACCCAGA from Noviherbaspirillum sp. L7-7A includes these protein-coding regions:
- a CDS encoding septal ring lytic transglycosylase RlpA family protein — protein: MISSRKSRQLAACLVAFCIGAAATAATAATPHGNGKAEGGHAARSKSTKTAKSPKATKANKTAKTGKPALDLSGKARRGKASYYGRKFHGRKMADGTRMNPNANVAASKTLPLGTKAEIVNLESGKKAVVEIRDRGPYVKDRIVDVTPKVADKLDMKEDGVAPVEVKPIEVPQPDGSVKQGEGASRR
- a CDS encoding restriction endonuclease, with the translated sequence MPIKMKENSLFAILLRSRWWISFLVAAAVGLLAVALMPSPYKPLALFSGAPFFVIGCMAAWRQFKAPAPAAVTRTLERATAMSSRDFLQAVEQGLCRRGYTVTPYAGPGADLRAEKDDKVLLLACRRWKAARHGADAVRELEAAMRVASAASGAYLALNELTEQARRLAADSGIDVIRDARLAELLGL
- a CDS encoding alkaline phosphatase PhoX; this encodes MTDKNISDKRRNLIKGLAGASALPFIGAFGALQGRQAQAADGVTALVESPYGPIAPANDMATGLPLLQLPPGFTYKSYGWRGDLMSNGQPCPGGHDGMGVIASSSSGNRVEVVLVRNHEIGFVAPENVINAPAVYDRGTNSGLVNKPGGGTTNLAFRDGKWVGMTPSLGGTQGNCAGGVTPWGTWLTCEEVSSDATSSAGNMHGYVFEVRADPSSTSARPIVGMGRFGHEAAAVDPATSIVYMTEDSSGKSGFYRYVPQVTPGAPGTLAQGGTLQMARVKGMPNANLATVSVDQQYELEWVTIANPDQARGNVTGLNGQVITNAAGPFVQGWAQGAARMNRGEGMWYFQGRIYVMDTSGGSASRGTVWELDLTRQRITCIYNSPGALVGNMGDNLTVSPGGGLLLCEDGGAETGDRFGIGQRLMGLTEAGDAYIFAKNNVNLTAEQVAAAGKAASAAGDNRTREFCGACFDPTGRFLFVNIQTPGITFAITGPWAKGPLHSRGNGA
- a CDS encoding diguanylate cyclase, which translates into the protein MLKRVLNIQPAAVTLAPVSQADPAPVIGPETVLRLLFEQLRPLLGELSVFAPRLGRALDQADWPLASKTLRDLVEIAAELSSRAPVRRDAIELPPPSSAGEWQAAAAMLLERGMPSLLAADGALVQRARTAAGQVKSASGPQQTEGALQQMASLVDDCAGHGQLAQQKQGLLLDLLRHLSANMAGLAEQQSWAHGQAAAVQALLDNPLSVDMLQAAIANLQDVAARQSRIKESRDQARDSVERMLQSFIASLDTVADSTSQYHARISAYSSELAEVRDADQLRPILAAVQRETATLENHARTVSAQAGAARSELLDAQKRIQALEAKLEEMSELAREDALTQSLNRRGMMEALGREMQRARRYQTPLCVSLLDIDNFKKLNDKLGHQAGDNALVHLVRVIRTTLRQMDVIARFGGEEFMLLLPNTTLPDAVQAVTRIQRELTKSIFMYEHQKVLVTFSAGAALVGIDEGQDQLIQRVDAALYQAKREGKNRVVAAG